The following is a genomic window from Verrucosispora sp. WMMD573.
CCTGACCGGCAGTTCCACCGGGCCGAGGATGGCGTGCCCCTGCTTCCACCGCACCTCGTCCGCGGCCACGGCCAGCCGCAACGTCGGCAGCTCGCGCAGCAGCAGCGCCAACGCGACCCGGACCTCCAGGGCGCCCAGGTGCGCGCCGACGCAGTAGTGCGGGCCGTACCCGAACGACAGGTGCGGGTTCGGGTCCCGGCCGAAGTCCATCCGCTCCGGGTCGGCGAAGACCCGTGGATCCCGGTTGGCGGCGTCGTGCGACGGGATGACGATGTCGCCCTCGGTCAGCCGCGCGCCGCTGGGCAGCGTCACGTCAGCCATCACCCGCCGGGGCATCTCGTCGCCGTTGGAGGTCGAGTGCAGCCGCTCCAACTCGGTGACCGCCCCGTCGACCTGCTCCGGATGATCCAACAGGTAGTCCCACGCGCGGTCGTGCCCACCGTACGGGCGGGTGCGCAACAGGTACACGAATGTCGAGATGGAGCTGGCCGTGGTCTCCCATCCGCCGACGATCAACGAGAGGGGCAGTTTGACCTGGACGTCCATCGGCTGGTCCGCCGCCGCCGTAGCGATCCGGGTCATCAGGTCATCGCGTGGGCAACCGCGCCGCCCGTCCAACTGCTGCCACAGGTAGCCGCCCATCTCCTCGGCGGACCGGGCGGCCTCGGCCCGGGTGAGGTCGGCGGTGCCCATGAACATGTCGCCCCAGCGGCGGAACTGCGCCCGGTCCGGCTCCGGCAGGCCGAGCAGATCGGAGATCACGTTCAGGGCGAACGGTACGGCGAAGTCGCCGACCAGGTCCGCCGAACCGCCCTGGGCGGCCAGTGCGGCGAGCTGTGCCTCGGCACCGGCGCGGACCGTGTCGCGTAGCCCGGACACGGCAGGCTTGGTGAAGCTGTCCTTCACCGTTCCCCGCACCCCGGCGTGCTCCGCCCCGTCCATGCCGAGCATCGTCCCGGACACATCGACCTGGTCGGCGTGGGCGGCGGCGGCCCGGGAGAACAGATCCTGTCGGCGGAGCACCTCCCGGACGTCGTCGTACCGGCAGATCAGCAGCGCCGGCAACCACTCCCCGCCAACCTGCCGGACCACCGGCAGGACGCCGGATTCCGAAGCGGCGAGCTGCGCGTAGTAGGGGTGCTTGTCCGGGCCGCGCGTCCGGTCGATGCCATCCGCGTCGACGTTCAACGGGTGTCGTACTGGACCGCCCTCGACCGCCACCATGCAAATACCATGGCATTACTTCTCAGTGAAGGCAATCGATCACTTTGAGTAACCCACGCCCAGGTATCCCACCTAGAGGTCAGAGGCCACCGCTCTGAGATGTAGCGGGCTCGCGGCCGTACCACTTGCGCCAGACGAAGTCGGTACGCATGCTCAGGCCGCTCCATGTCCGGTCGGCCAGAGATGCCGGACTCTACGGCCGGAACTGACGCCGGGAGCATCTCTACCTGCCGCAGTGGCGACGACCTGCCTGAAGCCGCCGCCTCCGAGGTCCACGATCACCGTCCAACAGCTGCCCGGACATCGACGTAGGGCATTCGGCCCACTAGGGTGGGGCCGGACCGGCTAGGTGTACGGGGGGTGCCGGCATGGAGCTCCGTGGTCGGGCGCGGCGGTGGCTTGTTGCAGTGGCTGTCGCATTGGTGCTAGCCGGCTGCGGGCCGGCCGACGAACGTCCTACAGCCCCTGACAATCGAAAGTCGCCGAGCGTGACGGCTGACGCCACGGTCGACGCGTCTCCCATCCCATCCGATCCTTCTGCGGCGCTGAATTCCGCTGTCCCATCCAGCTCGGACTGGCTGGAGATCTTCAAAAGGAACCTTCGCATCGCGCACGACGCATGCGGCGGGTGCGGCGGTCAGCAGCAGGTCAATCTGCCCCCCGCAGAACGCGCGGCAGCCATCGAAGAGATGATCAAGGATTCGAAGCCGGACTTCCAACTCACCAAGACCAATGCGGATCTCGCCCTGCGGGGGCCAGAGGGGACGGTACCTAAGGTCGCCGGGCCGGGCGGGGCAGGCGCGGATGTGACCTTCGTGCACCCGGACGGCACCGGCACGTTCCGCCGCGAAGTCAAGTGCACCGACGGTCCAAACTTCCAGAAGGTGCTGACCAGAGCCGCCAAGCAGGTCAAATACGACGGTGAGATTTTCGTGCAGGTGCCGGCGAGCGTCCGGGTTAATGGCATGATCAAGGGCTTCTGGGGTGCCCGGACCGACGAGCAGCTGCTGAAGTTCCGGCATGTGTGGGTGGTAGTTCACGACCCAAGCGGTAAGCGGGTGGCAGCGGCGATGCTGGGCCTTCGCGGCATGGTGTTCTGAGGAGGGCTGATGTCGCTGGACGGCTGGCTGGCGTGCACCGAGTGCCGGATGTGCCTCGCCCTGGGCAAGCCGATCCGACCCGATGGCGACAACATCCGCTACTTCCAGGTGGGATACATGGCGAACTCCGCCCAGTCCGACCTGACCCGAGCGCTCTGGAAATTCCTCGCCGACCACGCCGGCCACCCACTCCGGGTGCTCGTCACAGGCCAGCCTGGCTACGACGACCTTGAACACTTCATCGAGATCGGCGGTGACGCCGCGCCGGACATCCCGTTCGAGGAGTACCTGCAGGATTTTCCGGGCTGACTCCGGGCGGGCCGCAGACCGCCCCCCTGAGCACCGGCTGAGACCGATTGCGCAGCGCCCGGCCGGTCCTCGCGGACCTGCCGGGCGTTCGCGCTGCTCACGAGCGGTGGCGGAGGGATTTGAACCCTCGGAGGGCGTAAACCCTCACACGCTTTCGAGGCGTGCTCCTTAGGCCGCTCGGACACGCCACCGCCGACGAGGGTACAGGACCACAGGTTCCGACGCCGAACCGGTCCCGGCCAGGCCGGCCTGGCAGGATCAACGCCATGAGTACGCACATCGGCGCGAAGCCGGGCGAGATCGCCGAGCGGGTCCTGATGCCGGGTGACCCCCTGCGGGCCAAGTGGATCGCGGAGACCTACCTTGAGGGCGCGAACTGCTATTCGACGGTCCGGGGCATGCTGGGCTTCACCGGCCGTTGGAACGGCGTGGAGGTTTCCGTGCAGGGCTCCGGGATGGGCATGCCCTCGGCGTCGATCTACGCCCACGAGTTGGTGAACGAGTACGGCGTGAAGTCGCTGATCCGGGTCGGCTCGTGCGGCGCGCTCAGCGAGGATCTCCAGCTGCGTGACGTGATCGCGGCGATCGGGTCGTCCACCGACTCGAACATGAACCGGATGCGCTTCGACGGGCTGATCGACTACGCCCCGGTCGCCGATTTCGGGCTGCTGCGTACCTCGGTGGAGGTGGCCGAGCGGCGCGGCATCGCGATGCGGGTCGGGCCGATCCTGGCCGCGGACGCCTTCTACACCGACCGGCCGGACCTTTACGACAGCCTCGCGGAGTACGGCGTGCTGGCGGTGGAGATGGAATCGGCGGCGCTGTACACGATCGCGGCCCGGTTCAAGGCCCGCGCCCTGACCCTGTTGACGGTGAGCGACCACATCAAGACCGGCGAGAAGACCACCTCCCAGGAGCGGGAGCAGACCTTCAGCCAGATGGTCGAGATCGCTCTGGACACCATCACCGCCTGATCCGGTCGAGCCCGACGTCCCGCCACCCCCCGTGCGGTGGCGGGACGCGCTGTGTCGGGGTCGGTGTGACGGCCTCCACTCGGTAAATTTATACGACCGGTCGTTCTTATTTAGTAGTCTCGCCCCATGACCGTCGACGGCCGGCTCGCCCGGGGGCAGCGCACCCGCACCGCCGTGCTGGACGCCGCCGTCAGCCTGGCCTCCGCCAACGGCCTCGACGGGCTCTCCCTCGGGCATCTCGCCGAGTCGCTCGGAGTCAGCAAGTCCGGCCTCTTCGCGCACTGGCGCTCCAAGGAGGAGTTGCAGCTCGCCACCATCGACCGGGCCGTCGCCCAGTGGCAGGAACAGATCATCGGCCCGGCGCTGCGCACTCCCCGGGGAGTACGCCGGATCCACGCCCTGCACGAGGCCCGGATCGACTTCTACGCCGGTCGGGTGCTGCCCGGCGGCTGCTTCTTCGCCACCACGGAATTTGAGTTCAACGCCCGACCCGGCGCCGTCCGCGACCGTCTCGCCGACGTCTTCGCCGCCTGGACGAGGTTCCTGGAACGGCTCGTCACCGAGGCGGTCGAGCTGAGCGAGTTGCCCGCCGGCACTGATGTCGCGCTGCTGGCGTACGAGATCGACGCGCACGGCATCGCCGCCGCCATGCGCTCCCGCCTGCTCGACCCGGAGGTCACCTACCGGCACGCCCGCCTGGGCGTGCTGAACCGCCTACGGACACTCTGCCCCGATCCCGCTCTGCTACCGGGAGGCCCGTCATGAGTCACGCAGTCGCCGAACAGCCCGCCGTCGAGTACGGCCACGTCGAGCGCGCCATGGTCCACTTCGACGATCTCGACGCCCTCGGCATCCTGCACAACGCCCGGTACGCGCTGCTGCTGGAGCGGGCGCTCACCGCCTACTGGTCCGACCGTGGCGTCGCCTACCAGGCCGGACGGGCCAGCACGCCCGACGTGTTCCACGCGGTACGCGAGTTCACCATCAGCTACCTCGCGCCCGTCACCGGCACCGGCCCGGTCGCCGTGCACTTCTGGCTGGAGCACCTCGGCACCAGCAGCGCCCGGTACGCCTTCCGCTTCCATTCGCTCGACGGCACCACGACGTACGCGGAGGGGCACCGCGCGATCGTCCGTCTCGACCCGGCCACCCTGCGGCCGGCCCCCTGGACCGACACCGCCCGCGCGGTCGCCACCACGCTGTTGCGCTCCTGAGCCCTCGGGCCGGGCAGCGGTGCGGACGACGTCAGCGGAAGAAGGCGCGCAGGACAGCGGCGTTCTCGGCTTCCAGGACGCCGCCGTACACCTCGGGACGGTGGTTGAGCCGGCGGTCGCGCAGCACGTCCCAGAGCGAACCGGCGGCGCCCGTCTTGGGTTCCCAGGCGCCGAAGACCACTGTCGAGACCCGGGCCAGCACCAGCGCCCCGGCACACATCGTGCAGGGTTCGAGGGTCACCACCAGGGTGCAGCCGTCCAGCCGCCAGCGGCCCAGCCGCTGGGCGGCCCGGCGTAGCGCGAGCACCTCGGCGTGCGCGGTCGGGTCGCCGGTCAGCTCGCGCTCGTTGCGACCGATCGCCAGCTCACTGCCGTCCGGCCCGTAGAGCACCGCGCCCACCGGCACGTCGCCGGCCTGGCCGGGCTCACCAGCGGCGACGGCGTCGCCGCTCGCCGAGGCGGCCGGACCGCCGCCTCCGCCCGGACCCGCCGGGCCGGTCACCGCGACTTCGAGTGCGCGACGCATCCAGAGTTCGTGGCGCTGTCGCCGGCCGGTGCCGGTCGGGTCGGCCAGGCCCTCGTCCGCTCCCGGACCGCGCCGGCCGACGGAACCGGGCGTGGGCTGCCCCGGCCGAACCGTCTCCAGGGCCGGATCGGTGACGTCGGAGGGCTCAGACCTCACGCAGTTCCTCGACGTCGTCCACGCAGCCGAGCACCTGGCAGATCTCGGCGGTGACGTCGGCCGGCATCATCCCCTCGTGGGCGCAGAGGGCGAGCAGCCGCTGCGCGGGGATGCCCAGGTCGGTCAGGAGGTCCGCCTCGCCCACCGGGTCCGCCTCCGGGTCGACGGCCGGCTGGTCGCCGTCTTCACCGTCGCCTGTGGTCGTCGGACGCACCTCCTCGGCGTCGTCGAGCCCGGTCACCGACGTCTTCAGGTCACCGACCAGCAGGGCACCCAGCCGGGACTCCTCCGCGTACGCCGAGTCGGAGCCGAAGACCCGCAGGTCCTCGCCCTCGTCAAGACGCAGGATGACCAGGTAGGTGTCGTCCGCCTCGACGAACAGCAGCGACAGATCCGCGTCGGGAGCGATGTCGCGGAGGCGCTCGGCGACCTCGTCGACATCGGCGGCACCCCGCAGACTCAGCTCGGCGGCTGTCCAGCCGCCCTTCTCGCGCACGACGGCCGCAGCGAAGTACGACACGTTTTCCCCCAAGTTGCCTCGGCACAGCACTCGCCGATCCGTTACGCGTGCACGTTAGCCGGTCGGGTCGGCAGGCGACCGGTCAACGCCCCGAAGGGCCGGTCATTCCTGGGGAAGGATCTCCGAGCCGCTCAGCCGGCGAGGCGTCGGCGAGTGGCGATCAGTTGGCGGAGCTGTGCGGTTCGGGCGCGTTGCGGCCGTTCGCGTTCGCGTACCGCGCGCGCGTCCGCCAACTGCGCCAGAAGCTGAAGGCGGCGGCGGCTGCGATCGGGATCCAGCCGCGGAGTGGTCCAGGCCATACCGGGAGAGTGCCGAGTTACGGCGATCCAGTCAAGACGGGTTTCGGTGTCTGCGCGACGACGCACCGCAGTCGCCGCCGGCACGGGTCACCAGAGCGGCCAGTCACCGCTGCTCATCCAGCGGGTGGCGACGGCGGCGGTGGCGATGCTCCACCCTCCGGCGGTGACGATCGCGATGCCGGCGGCCACCCCCCGGTCGCCGTACCT
Proteins encoded in this region:
- a CDS encoding cytochrome P450; the protein is MVAVEGGPVRHPLNVDADGIDRTRGPDKHPYYAQLAASESGVLPVVRQVGGEWLPALLICRYDDVREVLRRQDLFSRAAAAHADQVDVSGTMLGMDGAEHAGVRGTVKDSFTKPAVSGLRDTVRAGAEAQLAALAAQGGSADLVGDFAVPFALNVISDLLGLPEPDRAQFRRWGDMFMGTADLTRAEAARSAEEMGGYLWQQLDGRRGCPRDDLMTRIATAAADQPMDVQVKLPLSLIVGGWETTASSISTFVYLLRTRPYGGHDRAWDYLLDHPEQVDGAVTELERLHSTSNGDEMPRRVMADVTLPSGARLTEGDIVIPSHDAANRDPRVFADPERMDFGRDPNPHLSFGYGPHYCVGAHLGALEVRVALALLLRELPTLRLAVAADEVRWKQGHAILGPVELPVRW
- a CDS encoding TetR/AcrR family transcriptional regulator codes for the protein MTVDGRLARGQRTRTAVLDAAVSLASANGLDGLSLGHLAESLGVSKSGLFAHWRSKEELQLATIDRAVAQWQEQIIGPALRTPRGVRRIHALHEARIDFYAGRVLPGGCFFATTEFEFNARPGAVRDRLADVFAAWTRFLERLVTEAVELSELPAGTDVALLAYEIDAHGIAAAMRSRLLDPEVTYRHARLGVLNRLRTLCPDPALLPGGPS
- a CDS encoding nucleoside deaminase; the encoded protein is MRRALEVAVTGPAGPGGGGGPAASASGDAVAAGEPGQAGDVPVGAVLYGPDGSELAIGRNERELTGDPTAHAEVLALRRAAQRLGRWRLDGCTLVVTLEPCTMCAGALVLARVSTVVFGAWEPKTGAAGSLWDVLRDRRLNHRPEVYGGVLEAENAAVLRAFFR
- a CDS encoding hotdog domain-containing protein encodes the protein MSHAVAEQPAVEYGHVERAMVHFDDLDALGILHNARYALLLERALTAYWSDRGVAYQAGRASTPDVFHAVREFTISYLAPVTGTGPVAVHFWLEHLGTSSARYAFRFHSLDGTTTYAEGHRAIVRLDPATLRPAPWTDTARAVATTLLRS
- a CDS encoding tRNA adenosine deaminase-associated protein, which gives rise to MSYFAAAVVREKGGWTAAELSLRGAADVDEVAERLRDIAPDADLSLLFVEADDTYLVILRLDEGEDLRVFGSDSAYAEESRLGALLVGDLKTSVTGLDDAEEVRPTTTGDGEDGDQPAVDPEADPVGEADLLTDLGIPAQRLLALCAHEGMMPADVTAEICQVLGCVDDVEELREV
- the deoD gene encoding purine-nucleoside phosphorylase; its protein translation is MSTHIGAKPGEIAERVLMPGDPLRAKWIAETYLEGANCYSTVRGMLGFTGRWNGVEVSVQGSGMGMPSASIYAHELVNEYGVKSLIRVGSCGALSEDLQLRDVIAAIGSSTDSNMNRMRFDGLIDYAPVADFGLLRTSVEVAERRGIAMRVGPILAADAFYTDRPDLYDSLAEYGVLAVEMESAALYTIAARFKARALTLLTVSDHIKTGEKTTSQEREQTFSQMVEIALDTITA